Proteins co-encoded in one Sparus aurata chromosome 18, fSpaAur1.1, whole genome shotgun sequence genomic window:
- the LOC115568462 gene encoding uncharacterized protein LOC115568462, which yields MQKRFLADTLQNIHRRFLAENPKQKISYSLFCHLRPFWVVNPTISERDTCMCKLHENLSFVAVKLSQLKLTETANLEQLVEMVCCNSSNKSCMYGECVHCKDKSVPISSAYNSTANVSFTQWVTEEKEMEKKKEGEKATVKVTFKKSVEGTQEDLIELLHSYIKRFKQHHFNIKQQYAFCRELKKNMSGEEALIHVDFSENYSCKYSSQVQAVHFGASHQQATLHTGVLYVGRHPEPVCFSTISPSRHKGPPAIWQHLHPVLDYLQAQHPQVSVLHFLSDGPCTQYKQRGNFFLFATELDRRGFKAGSWNFFEASHGKGAPDGVGGALKRAADMMVAKGRDIPDAAELYKALTESNTTVKLFFVKSQDVEEAIEKMPKLIPAVPGTMRIHQVITLAPGEMLSRDVSCMCTTRKQFNCKCFNTQCFSFGQKRTTAVPQPASGGNPENDIQWESPELIGKWCILRYDDDLYPGVILNIQETHVQVKCMHRVGSNRFYWPHQDDILRYLFDDVLEVIPPPQPVTKRHVEVLKEVWNRLTV from the coding sequence ATGCAGAAGAGGTTCCTGGCAGATACACTGCAAAATATTCATAGAAGATTTTTAGCAgaaaatccaaaacaaaaaatatcatATTCCCTTTTCTGTCATCTTCGCCCTTTTTGGGTTGTCAATCCAACAATCTCTGAACGAGACACATGCATGTGTAAATTGCATGAAAATCTGAGCTTTGTGGCTGTGAAGCTCAGTCAGCTGAAACTTACTGAGACTGCCAATCTGGAACAGTTGGTAGAGATGGTGTGCTGCAACTCATCCAACAAAAGCTGCATGTATGGAGAGTGTGTCCACTGCAAGGACAAGAGTGTCCCCATCTCAAGTGCTTATAACAGCACTGCAAATGTGTCTTTTACCCAGTGGGTAACAGAAgagaaggagatggagaaaaagaaagagggagaaaaggcaACTGTCAAGGTGACGTTTAAGAAATCTGTGGAGGGCACACAAGAGGACCTCATTGAGCTCCTCCACAGCTACATAAAGCGATTTAAACAGCATCACTTTAACATTAAGCAGCAATATGCCTTCTGCCGTGAGCTGAAAAAGAACATGTCAGGGGAAGAGGCTTTGATACATGTTGACTTTTCTGAAAATTACAGCTGTAAATACAGCTCCCAAGTTCAGGCGGTCCACTTTGGGGCTTCACATCAGCAGGCCACCCTTCATACTGGTGTGCTGTATGTTGGCAGACACCCAGAGCCTGTGTGCTTCAGCACCATCTCCCCCAGTAGACACAAAGGCCCTCCAGCAATATGGCAACACCTACATCCTGTGCTGGATTACCTTCAGGCCCAACATCCACAAGTGTCtgtgctgcactttttaagTGATGGCCCCTGTACTCAGTACAAACAACGAGGCAACTTCTTCCTTTTCGCCACAGAGCTGGACAGAAGAGGATTCAAGGCTGGTTCTTGGAACTTTTTCGAGGCTAGTCACGGGAAAGGAGCACCAGATGGTGTGGGGGGGGCCTTAAAAAGAGCAGCTGATATGATGGTGGCAAAGGGCCGTGACATCCCAGATGCAGCAGAGTTGTACAAGGCCTTGACTGagtcaaacacaacagtgaaacTGTTCTTTGTGAAAAGTCAAGATGTTGAGGAAGCAATAGAGAAAATGCCAAAGCTGATACCAGCAGTTCCTGGCACCATGAGAATTCACCAGGTCATTACTCTGGCTCCAGGAGAAATGCTATCTCGTGATGTAAGCTGCATGTGCACAACACGGAAGCAGTTTAACTGCAAGTGCTTCAACACCCAGTGTTTCAGTTTTGGCCAGAAGAGAACAACTGCTGTGCCACAGCCAGCCAGTGGAGGGAATCCAGAAAATGATATCCAATGGGAAAGTCCAGAGCTGATTGGGAAATGGTGTATTCTCAGATATGATGATGATTTATATCCAGGCGTCATTCTGAACATACAGGAAACACACGTCCAGGTCAAATGCATGCATCGTGTCGGTTCAAACCGATTCTACTGGCCGCATCAGGATGATATCCTCCGGTACTTGTTTGACGATGTCCTTGAAGTCATCCCACCCCCGCAGCCTGTGACAAAGCGCCATGTGGAGGTCTTGAAAGAGGTGTGGAACCGACTCACAGTCTGA
- the hs3st1 gene encoding heparan sulfate glucosamine 3-O-sulfotransferase 1: protein MAAVLLGLLLFAMQSPPIPSRPVTDEGPPATPTQSPTDNGTTGHPNGTLQQLPQILIIGVRKGGTRALIEMLSLHSAVAAAQNEVHFFDWESHFQKGLPWYLSQMPYAFPEQLTVEKTPAYFTSSKVPKRVHQMNPDIKLLLILRDPTERVLSDYTQVFYNRLQKHKRYQPIESVLVKDGEINLGYKALNRSLYYVHMQNWLKYFPLESIHVVDGDELIRDPFPEMKKVERFLKLEPQINASNFYFNKTKGFYCLRDHGRERCLHDSKGRAHPHVAPAILQKLYHFFHEPNQKFFELVGRTFSWK, encoded by the coding sequence ATGGCAGCCGTGCTCCTCGGGCTGCTGCTCTTTGCGATGCAGTCTCCCCCCATCCCCTCCAGGCCCGTGACGGACGAGGGACCACCTGCGACTCCGACCCAGTCGCCCACCGACAACGGGACCACCGGCCACCCGAACGGGACCCTGCAACAACTTCCTCAGATCTTAATCATCGGCGTGAGGAAGGGGGGGACGCGGGCGCTGATCGAGATGCTCAGCCTGCACAGCGCGGTGGCGGCGGCTCAGAACGAGGTGCACTTCTTCGACTGGGAGAGTCACTTCCAGAAGGGCTTGCCTTGGTATCTGAGCCAGATGCCGTACGCCTTCCCCGAGCAGCTGACGGTGGAGAAGACGCCGGCCTACTTCACCTCCAGCAAGGTCCCCAAACGCGTCCATCAGATGAACCCCGACATCAAGCTGCTGCTCATCCTCAGAGACCCCACTGAGCGGGTGCTGTCGGACTACACGCAGGTCTTTTACAACCGCCTCCAGAAGCACAAGCGCTACCAGCCCATCGAGTCGGTTCTGGTGAAGGACGGCGAGATCAACCTGGGATACAAGGCGCTCAACCGCAGCCTGTACTATGTTCACATGCAGAACTGGCTGAAATACTTCCCGCTGGAGAGCATCCACGTGGTGGACGGGGACGAGTTGATCAGGGACCCGTTCCCGGAGATGAAAAAGGTGGAGAGGTTCCTGAAGCTGGAACCGCAGATAAACGCTTCGAACTTTTACTTCAACAAAACGAAAGGATTCTACTGTTTGAGGGACCACGGGCGAGAGCGCTGTTTACACGACTCGAAGGGCAGGGCTCACCCTCACGTGGCGCCCGCCATCCTGCAGAAACTCTACCACTTCTTTCACGAACCCAACCAGAAGTTCTTTGAGCTGGTGGGTCGAACGTTCAGCTGGAAGTGA